The Betaproteobacteria bacterium genome contains the following window.
AAGCCAACACCATGAGCGATAATGAAGCCGCAAAACAAGTCCAGCAGGCTCGAAAACTACTGTTCCAGTCCATAAACCGTCGATCCAAATCCGCCGCCTGACCTCGACAGTTTCAGCCTCATCTTACGATTAGAAAATACTGGCAGGCGCGCAGCCATCGCCCTTAGGCCTCACCCTGTAGACTTGGCATATGAATGTCGATGTCGCAGTAGTCGGAGGCGGGCCTGTCGGCGGCAGTTTCGCGCGCGCATTGGCGCCGACCGGGCTCAGCGTGGCGCTGGTGGAACCCAGGGTGGCGCGCGCATTGCCGTCCAGTGGTTTCGACCAGCGGGTCTACGCGTTGAACCGCCACAGCCGCCGCTTCCTCGAACGCTGTGAAATCTGGCAGCAGTTGTCGCTGGAACGTGTCGCGCCTGTCCGCGAAATGCGGGTGTTCGGCGACGATGCGTCGAAAATCGAATTCAGCGCCTACCGCAGCGGTGTTCCCGAGTTGGCCTCGATAGTCGAGGAAGCCAACCTTCAGCAAGCCCTGCAGTCGGCGCTGGCCACTCAAGCCAATCTCACGCTACTGACGGGAATCGAGTGTACGGGTGCACGCTGGAACGACGCGCTGGCGACGCTTTCATTGTCCGACGGCAGGCAGATCGAGGCTCGCCTCGTGGTCGCCGCAGACGGCGCAGAGTCCGCGTTGCGCACCGCGGCCGGCATTGCGACGCAAGTTCACCATTACGCGCAGACGGGGGTCGTCGCGAATTTCCGGGCCGGGCGGACACATCGCGATGTTGCGTATCAGTGGTTTTTGACCCATGGCGTGCTGGCTCTGCTGCCCTTGCCGGGCAATCACATTTCCATGGTCTGGTCCGCCCCCGACGCGCATGCACAGGTTCTGTTGGACGCCGGGGCGGAAGAACTGGCGCGAATGGTGGAACAGGCCAGTTCTGGCACGCTGGGCCAGTTACAGCCGGTCAGCGCGGCAGTCGGGTTCCCGCTGCAACGCATGCGGGCCAAGCGACTGATCGGGCCTCGTCTTGCCCTGGTCGGGGACACTGCTCATAATGTCCATCCGCTCGCCGGGCAAGGGCTGAACCTTGGGTTCGGCGACGCACAGGCGCTGGCGGCCGTGCTGGCCGAACGCGGCATGGAAAGCGACAGCGGCGCGGTTTCATTGTTACGCCGGTTCGAGCGCAGCCGGCGCGAAGACCTTCTTGCCATGGAAGTGGTAACTGACGGGTTGCAGGTGCTCTTCGACAGCAGCCTGCCCGGAGCAAAGCGGTTGCGCAACGCGGGTTTGCGCCTGACCAACCGGTTCTCTCCATTAAAGCGATTGCTCGTGAAACGAGCTTTGGGTTAAGCGGTCCAACGGGGCCTTTCATCGTCCACACAGGGTTTGCCTGGAAATCATGTTCATTCGTATCTTGACCGTACTGTCTTCCGTGCTGGTGTTGCTGAGCGGTGTAGCGTGTGCCGACGAAGCTTCGATTCGTGCCGAATTTTCAAAGAAATATCCCCAGGCCAACATCGAGAGTATTACCAAGACGCCTTATCTCGGGCTGTACGAAATGTTGGTGGACGGGGAAGTGCTTTACACCGATCCCGACTTCAATTATCTGATCGTCGGCAGCATCATCGAGACCAAGACCAGAACCAATATCACCGATGCGCGACAGCGCGAAATCGAAGACAAGAAGCTCAAGGGGCTGGCCTTCCCCTTCGAGCAACTGCCGTTCGAACTGGCGATAAAAAAGGTGAAGGGCGATGGCAGCCGCAAGGTGGCCGTGTTCTCTGATCCCGATTGCCCTTTCTGCCGCAAGCTGGAGAAGGATCTCGAGAAGGTTACCGACGTGACCATCTACATCTTCCTGTTCCCGATCGAGCAATTGCATCCGAAGGCGCCGGAGATGTCGCGCGCGATCTGGTGTGCATCCGACCGCGTGAAAGCGTGGGATGAGTACATGCTCAAGGGCTCCGCGCCGAAATCCGCCAAGTGCGACAACCCGGTGGACAAGATCGTGACCTATGGACAGTCGAAGAAGATCAACGGTACGCCGACCATCTTTTTTGCAGACGGCAAGCGCGTACCGGGAGCCATTCCCGCCGAGCGCTTCGAGGAATTGCTGAACAAATCCAGCAGCGCCGGCAAGTCGTAAAAACGACGTTGCGCATCTTCGCCGACGCTCTAGAATTGGGGCGTCAGCGTAACCGGCTGGGAGCGGTGGGTGCGCAGGATCCGACAAACTTCCCCAGGGCTGTCGCCAGCGATATTCAGCCGCATGTCCGCGGCTATCGCGCTTTCCGCCGCACTTCACGTATTCCTGATCTACGGATTTTCGCTGTCCGCGGACCCGGGTCCTGGCGTGCGCGTAACGGTTATTCGCGCGCGACTGATGTCCCCGCAACCCGCCGCAAGCGCGCGACGAGCCAGACTGCCTGAGCGGCTTGGTCCGCCGGACTTTTCTCGGCCCGCGCCCGTTGCGCTTTCGCAGCCTGAGTCGAGCGCTGCGGCAGAACTTTCAGCGGTGCCGACTCCAACGACCACGCCCATTGATCCGGAACCGGTTGTGCCCGCCGGTAACGATGCGGCAATCGCAACTATCCCGGACCCGGTTCACTACCCGGCAAAGGACCTCGATATCTATCCTCAGGCATTGAGGCGGATTACGCCGGTCTATCCTGAGACAGCCCGCGACGCGCAAGTCGCCGGTGCCGTCACGCTTTTGGTATTGATCGACGAAGTCGGGAAGGTTGTCGGCACATCGGTCATGGACGCCGCGCCGGACGGTGTTTTCGAGGAGGCCGCGCAACAGGCGCTGGCGAACGCGATGTTTTACCCGGCCCAGAAAGATGGCCGGATGGTACGCAGCCGGGTACTGATCAAAGTCGAGTTCGATCCGGAATTGACGGGTGCCGCGCAATGATCATGGTGGTTTTGGCTGGAAGCCACGTGGATACAGGATCCACATGCGGCCGCTTTGACGCATGCGTCCGGCGGATTGTCCCGCGTCGTCGCCGAACCCCCAGAAAAAATCGGCGCGCACCGCGCCCTTGATTGCCGTGCCGGTGTCCTGCGCGACGACCAAGCGATTGAGCAGGCGCGACGACAAGGGCGAGGTCGTGGACAGGAATACGGGTGCGCCGAGCGGAGTCGTCATGGCATCGACTGCGATGCTGCGCCCCGGTGTCAATGGCACGCCCAGCGCGCCGGTCGGCCCGAGCAGCGAATCAGGCAGCTCACGAAAAAACACATAAGCCGGATTTTGCTGCAGCAACGGCGCAAGTTTGTTCGGGTTCTTCGCAGCCCACTGTTTGATTCCCTGCATCGAGGCTTTGTCCGCGGCGAGTTCGCCGCGCTCGACCAGAATCCTGCCGATCGATTTGTA
Protein-coding sequences here:
- a CDS encoding FAD-dependent monooxygenase, translated to MNVDVAVVGGGPVGGSFARALAPTGLSVALVEPRVARALPSSGFDQRVYALNRHSRRFLERCEIWQQLSLERVAPVREMRVFGDDASKIEFSAYRSGVPELASIVEEANLQQALQSALATQANLTLLTGIECTGARWNDALATLSLSDGRQIEARLVVAADGAESALRTAAGIATQVHHYAQTGVVANFRAGRTHRDVAYQWFLTHGVLALLPLPGNHISMVWSAPDAHAQVLLDAGAEELARMVEQASSGTLGQLQPVSAAVGFPLQRMRAKRLIGPRLALVGDTAHNVHPLAGQGLNLGFGDAQALAAVLAERGMESDSGAVSLLRRFERSRREDLLAMEVVTDGLQVLFDSSLPGAKRLRNAGLRLTNRFSPLKRLLVKRALG
- a CDS encoding DsbC family protein, translating into MFIRILTVLSSVLVLLSGVACADEASIRAEFSKKYPQANIESITKTPYLGLYEMLVDGEVLYTDPDFNYLIVGSIIETKTRTNITDARQREIEDKKLKGLAFPFEQLPFELAIKKVKGDGSRKVAVFSDPDCPFCRKLEKDLEKVTDVTIYIFLFPIEQLHPKAPEMSRAIWCASDRVKAWDEYMLKGSAPKSAKCDNPVDKIVTYGQSKKINGTPTIFFADGKRVPGAIPAERFEELLNKSSSAGKS
- a CDS encoding energy transducer TonB, with the protein product MSAAIALSAALHVFLIYGFSLSADPGPGVRVTVIRARLMSPQPAASARRARLPERLGPPDFSRPAPVALSQPESSAAAELSAVPTPTTTPIDPEPVVPAGNDAAIATIPDPVHYPAKDLDIYPQALRRITPVYPETARDAQVAGAVTLLVLIDEVGKVVGTSVMDAAPDGVFEEAAQQALANAMFYPAQKDGRMVRSRVLIKVEFDPELTGAAQ